A region from the Streptosporangium sp. NBC_01756 genome encodes:
- a CDS encoding DUF488 domain-containing protein, translated as MCPRPASPVLLTFGHSTATRARLTALLHGAGVEAVVDVRTAPGSRHVPDVGRDALSAWMPVEEITYRWEKRLGGFRRAAPDSPDTFWRNASFRGYAGYARRPEFLTAVDELLRQAATARTAIMCSEALWWRCHRRIIADYAVLVHDVPVLHLGQDGRLTGHQPTAGARLRDDGLLVYDLTSDPRS; from the coding sequence ATGTGTCCGCGCCCTGCCTCGCCCGTGCTGCTCACCTTCGGACACAGCACCGCGACCCGTGCGCGGCTGACCGCTCTGCTGCACGGCGCCGGCGTCGAGGCCGTGGTCGACGTCCGCACCGCTCCGGGCAGCCGGCATGTCCCGGACGTGGGCAGGGACGCGCTGAGTGCGTGGATGCCGGTCGAAGAGATCACATACCGGTGGGAGAAACGCCTGGGCGGCTTCCGCCGGGCGGCTCCGGACTCGCCTGACACCTTCTGGCGCAATGCCTCCTTCCGCGGATACGCCGGATACGCCCGCCGGCCGGAGTTCCTGACCGCCGTGGACGAGCTGTTGCGTCAGGCCGCGACCGCACGCACCGCGATCATGTGCAGCGAGGCCCTGTGGTGGCGCTGCCATCGGCGGATCATCGCCGACTACGCCGTTCTCGTCCACGATGTCCCCGTTCTCCATCTGGGACAGGACGGGCGGCTCACCGGGCACCAGCCGACGGCCGGCGCCCGTCTTCGGGACGACGGCCTCCTCGTCTACGACCTCACTTCGGACCCTCGGTCGTGA
- a CDS encoding cupin domain-containing protein, translated as MRKLSLDALVREHLERAAAASTGRSAETVYGGHDHVLRQTLLVLTGGAVLAEHDSPGEATLLVLRGRLRLRSGDTTWDARPGDLLAIPPARHSVEALEDTAFLLSVAKRL; from the coding sequence ATGAGGAAACTCTCGCTGGACGCCCTGGTCCGTGAGCATCTCGAACGCGCCGCGGCCGCTTCCACCGGACGCAGCGCCGAGACCGTCTACGGCGGGCACGATCACGTGCTCCGCCAGACCCTCCTCGTGCTGACCGGTGGTGCCGTCCTCGCCGAACACGACAGTCCCGGTGAGGCGACGCTGCTCGTCCTGCGCGGCCGGCTGCGGTTGCGCAGCGGCGACACCACCTGGGACGCGCGGCCCGGCGACCTGCTCGCCATACCTCCGGCACGCCACAGCGTGGAGGCGCTGGAAGACACCGCTTTCCTCCTGTCCGTCGCCAAGCGGCTCTGA
- a CDS encoding MOSC domain-containing protein, with the protein MARLLSVNLAHPHTADYTSTDVTGIDKRPVGGSVAVAAPGPRGTAGSGVAGDTVGDLRHHGGDHQAVYAFAREDLTAWEKELGRELSNGVFGENLTTSGLDVNGASIGERWRIGASLVLEVTSPRIPCRTFAGWLAEKGWVKRFTQAARPGAYLRVIEPGEIKAGDDIEVVSRPEHGVTVELFFRALTTEPDLLPRVLDAGDALNPADAASVRRRLERRKR; encoded by the coding sequence ATGGCTCGACTTCTCTCGGTGAACCTCGCCCACCCGCACACCGCCGACTACACCTCCACTGATGTCACCGGGATCGACAAACGTCCCGTGGGCGGCTCGGTCGCCGTGGCGGCCCCCGGACCGCGGGGTACGGCAGGCTCCGGGGTCGCGGGAGACACGGTGGGCGACCTCCGGCACCACGGCGGCGATCACCAGGCGGTGTACGCCTTCGCACGCGAGGACCTCACCGCGTGGGAGAAGGAGCTCGGGCGCGAGCTGTCCAACGGTGTGTTCGGTGAGAACCTCACCACCTCCGGCCTCGACGTCAACGGCGCGTCGATCGGCGAGCGGTGGCGGATCGGGGCGAGCCTGGTCCTCGAAGTGACCTCTCCGCGTATTCCGTGCCGCACCTTCGCGGGCTGGTTGGCGGAGAAGGGGTGGGTCAAGCGGTTCACACAGGCCGCACGGCCCGGCGCCTATCTCCGCGTCATCGAGCCAGGGGAGATCAAGGCGGGCGACGACATCGAGGTCGTCTCCCGGCCGGAGCACGGGGTGACGGTCGAGTTGTTCTTCCGCGCCCTGACGACCGAGCCCGATCTGCTGCCGCGGGTGCTTGACGCGGGTGACGCGCTCAACCCCGCCGACGCGGCGAGCGTGCGCAGGCGGCTGGAGCGCAGGAAGCGCTAG
- a CDS encoding class I SAM-dependent methyltransferase, which translates to MTEPDFLTATRAAYDTASALYAESIPKLFHAGPLNHAMIPVFAELVRAAGDGLVADVGCGPGHITAYLRSLGVTAFGVDLSPEMIALARSAHPGIRFEVGLMGALEVEDASLAGVLANYSIIHTPPERLPETLAEFHRVLAPGGHLLLAFQAYDHPAEPAEAFDHKVSLAYRYSPDHVAELLLKAGIAEVARLICAPGEDPQRGFPQAHLLARRTA; encoded by the coding sequence ATGACCGAGCCGGACTTCCTTACCGCCACCCGAGCCGCCTACGACACCGCCTCCGCCCTCTACGCCGAGAGCATCCCCAAGCTTTTTCATGCCGGCCCGCTCAACCATGCGATGATCCCCGTCTTCGCCGAGCTGGTCCGGGCCGCCGGTGACGGTCTGGTGGCGGATGTGGGGTGCGGCCCCGGCCACATCACCGCGTATCTCCGCTCCCTCGGCGTCACCGCCTTCGGCGTCGATCTGTCACCGGAGATGATCGCGCTCGCCCGCAGTGCCCATCCGGGGATCCGCTTCGAGGTGGGGTTGATGGGTGCCCTTGAGGTGGAGGACGCCTCCCTCGCCGGGGTGCTCGCCAACTACTCGATCATCCACACCCCGCCCGAGCGGCTTCCCGAAACGCTCGCCGAGTTCCACCGTGTGCTCGCGCCCGGCGGCCACCTGCTGCTCGCCTTCCAGGCATACGACCACCCCGCCGAGCCGGCGGAGGCGTTCGACCACAAAGTGTCCCTCGCCTATCGGTATTCGCCCGACCACGTGGCCGAGTTGCTGCTCAAGGCCGGGATCGCCGAGGTCGCCCGGCTGATCTGCGCTCCCGGCGAGGATCCCCAGCGGGGCTTCCCACAGGCACACCTCCTCGCTCGCCGTACGGCCTGA
- a CDS encoding MFS transporter, which produces MPEVTTRRAGTREWAGLGLLALPTVLLGLDVTVLYLVFPSMAEALDPSATQTLWIMDVYGFFIAGFLITMGTLGDRIGRRRLLMMGMAAFAAVSVFAAFAPSAERLILARALLGVAGATLMPSTLSLISNMFTDVRQRAVAIGVWATMFALGMAVGPVVGGALVDTFWWGAAFLLAVPIAVVVLAGARTLLPEYADPQAGRLDLASIALSLAAILPVIYAIKHAAAHGLDLGTVILAVLGTVAGVVFVRRQYGLTAPLLDVTLFTNRTFSMALAVLLIGLVGVGGTMYLVTQYLQLVEGLTPFAAGLWMGPPALAMFAAAIGAPLIARRVRPGLVMAITLGLSVIGYALLATAGTGDAVMVVAGFAFVYLGLGAIAALGTGMVVGAAPASKSGSAAAMSETVQELGIAVGVAVLGSLTTALYTARMATPADVSPEIEGRLTDSLSGALSVADHVPAQVVQEAQRMFTSGVNIASAVAGVAIAAAAVLCLTALRHVRPLGENQHDETEQR; this is translated from the coding sequence ATGCCAGAGGTCACGACCCGGCGTGCGGGAACGCGGGAGTGGGCGGGCCTGGGATTGCTGGCGCTGCCGACGGTGCTGCTCGGCCTGGATGTCACCGTGCTGTATCTGGTCTTTCCGAGCATGGCCGAGGCGCTGGACCCGTCGGCCACGCAGACCCTGTGGATCATGGACGTCTACGGGTTCTTCATCGCCGGGTTCCTCATCACCATGGGGACGCTGGGTGACCGGATCGGACGGCGTCGCCTGCTGATGATGGGAATGGCCGCGTTCGCCGCAGTCTCGGTGTTCGCAGCCTTCGCCCCGAGTGCCGAGCGGCTGATTCTCGCCCGAGCACTGCTGGGGGTCGCCGGGGCCACATTGATGCCCTCGACGCTGTCGCTGATCTCGAACATGTTCACCGATGTGCGTCAGCGCGCGGTCGCGATCGGGGTCTGGGCGACGATGTTCGCCCTGGGCATGGCCGTCGGACCCGTGGTCGGCGGCGCTCTGGTCGACACGTTCTGGTGGGGAGCGGCGTTCCTGCTCGCCGTCCCCATCGCGGTCGTCGTGCTGGCCGGGGCACGGACGCTGCTGCCCGAGTATGCCGACCCGCAGGCAGGCCGCCTCGACCTGGCCAGTATCGCCCTGTCGCTGGCCGCGATCCTGCCGGTGATCTATGCGATCAAGCACGCCGCAGCGCACGGCCTCGACCTCGGCACTGTGATCCTCGCTGTACTCGGCACCGTAGCCGGGGTGGTCTTCGTGCGTCGCCAGTACGGCCTGACCGCGCCGCTCCTGGATGTCACGCTGTTCACGAATCGGACGTTCTCCATGGCGCTGGCCGTGCTGCTGATCGGACTGGTCGGGGTGGGCGGAACCATGTACCTGGTCACCCAGTACCTCCAGCTCGTCGAAGGCCTGACGCCGTTCGCGGCGGGCCTGTGGATGGGGCCGCCCGCTCTGGCGATGTTCGCCGCAGCGATCGGCGCACCGCTCATCGCCAGGCGGGTGCGTCCCGGCCTGGTCATGGCGATCACGCTCGGCCTCTCGGTGATCGGCTACGCGCTGCTGGCCACCGCGGGCACCGGGGACGCGGTGATGGTGGTGGCCGGGTTCGCGTTCGTCTACCTCGGCCTCGGCGCGATCGCCGCCCTCGGCACCGGTATGGTCGTCGGCGCCGCACCGGCCTCGAAGTCCGGATCGGCCGCCGCGATGTCCGAGACCGTCCAGGAACTCGGCATCGCCGTCGGCGTGGCCGTCCTCGGCAGCCTCACCACCGCCCTCTACACCGCCCGCATGGCCACTCCTGCGGACGTCTCGCCCGAGATCGAGGGGCGTCTCACTGACAGCCTCTCCGGGGCGCTGTCGGTCGCCGATCACGTGCCCGCCCAGGTGGTGCAGGAAGCGCAGCGGATGTTCACCAGCGGGGTGAACATCGCCTCCGCCGTGGCCGGGGTCGCGATCGCCGCAGCGGCCGTGCTCTGCCTGACGGCATTACGGCACGTGCGTCCGCTTGGGGAGAATCAGCACGACGAAACAGAGCAGCGGTGA
- a CDS encoding TetR/AcrR family transcriptional regulator, with product MNGESEHIDGRKARGNKRRAEIIDATLAIVTRDGAAGVTHRTVAKQAGITISLSTYYFATLDDLLVAALSSVADTYTTRIRQIIDGPGDKLRGLAELIAESAGPGRESALAERELSTLAARRPALAPVARRWRENIAELAATLTDDPEAIAALVAASDGLCTAILIDNAPADIDYVRRILTRTIHAHRDTVVS from the coding sequence ATGAACGGCGAGAGCGAGCACATCGATGGGCGCAAGGCCCGGGGCAACAAGCGCCGTGCCGAGATCATCGACGCCACCCTCGCCATCGTCACGCGGGACGGTGCCGCGGGCGTCACCCACCGCACCGTCGCCAAACAGGCCGGCATCACCATCAGCCTGAGCACCTACTACTTCGCCACCCTCGACGACCTGCTCGTCGCGGCCCTGTCCAGCGTCGCCGACACCTACACCACGCGCATCCGCCAGATCATTGACGGCCCCGGGGACAAGCTTCGTGGCCTGGCCGAACTGATCGCCGAATCCGCCGGTCCCGGCCGTGAAAGTGCTCTGGCCGAGCGCGAGCTGTCCACCCTGGCAGCTCGCCGCCCGGCACTGGCACCCGTCGCCCGTCGTTGGCGGGAGAACATCGCCGAGCTCGCAGCCACCCTCACCGACGACCCCGAGGCCATCGCCGCACTCGTCGCCGCCTCCGACGGTCTGTGCACCGCCATCCTCATCGACAACGCCCCCGCCGATATTGACTATGTCCGCCGAATCCTGACCCGTACCATCCACGCGCACCGCGATACCGTTGTCTCTTGA
- a CDS encoding CPCC family cysteine-rich protein produces MNVRQPKGEEPYPCPCCGFLTLEERGMYEICPACFWEDDGQDEHDADEVCGGPNRGLSLTEGRRNFAEFGASSKRRIDKVRDPLPHEHPIG; encoded by the coding sequence ATGAACGTTCGCCAGCCAAAGGGCGAGGAGCCGTATCCGTGCCCGTGCTGTGGGTTCCTCACGCTTGAGGAGCGGGGCATGTACGAGATTTGCCCGGCGTGTTTCTGGGAGGACGACGGGCAGGACGAGCATGATGCCGACGAGGTTTGTGGTGGCCCCAACCGTGGGCTGAGCCTCACTGAAGGGCGCCGCAACTTCGCCGAATTCGGTGCGAGCAGTAAGCGGCGCATCGACAAGGTGCGTGATCCTCTCCCGCACGAGCACCCAATCGGTTGA
- a CDS encoding HAD hydrolase-like protein has product MVGDHLVKDITGGWAAGLRTVWIDRGTWSDQEHEADHVVKDVLQAMEILHGER; this is encoded by the coding sequence ATGGTCGGTGACCATCTCGTCAAGGACATCACCGGAGGGTGGGCCGCTGGCCTCCGTACGGTCTGGATCGACCGAGGGACATGGTCGGACCAGGAGCATGAGGCGGACCACGTTGTTAAGGACGTGCTCCAGGCGATGGAGATCCTGCATGGCGAGCGCTGA
- a CDS encoding TetR/AcrR family transcriptional regulator: protein MDVVEERRRRNRARKRRLIGDTAVSLALEGGLESLTVEGIAEAADISTRTFFNYFSTKEDALTVGPSRSAEELAALVAARPTDEPVVQSMRVMAKEIAESFVPSREQVALWRRNPELLARARKPADQEQIFVTLMRAVADRMEHLPSEVYPSVLVVTTFSIIEWAVRASWQDDVGKPLDDLIDEAFDLIERGL, encoded by the coding sequence ATGGATGTGGTGGAAGAGCGTCGTAGACGCAACAGGGCACGGAAGCGACGGCTCATCGGCGACACGGCGGTGAGCCTGGCCCTAGAGGGAGGGCTGGAGAGCCTGACCGTCGAAGGGATCGCCGAGGCGGCCGATATCTCCACCCGAACCTTCTTCAACTACTTCTCCACCAAGGAAGATGCCCTTACGGTCGGGCCCTCACGGTCGGCGGAGGAGCTGGCGGCGCTGGTGGCCGCACGTCCCACGGACGAACCAGTGGTCCAGTCGATGCGGGTCATGGCCAAGGAGATCGCCGAATCCTTTGTGCCCAGCCGCGAGCAGGTCGCACTCTGGCGCCGTAACCCCGAACTGCTCGCCCGGGCACGCAAGCCCGCCGACCAAGAGCAGATCTTCGTGACCCTCATGCGGGCCGTGGCCGATCGGATGGAGCACCTGCCCAGTGAGGTCTACCCCAGCGTGCTGGTCGTCACGACGTTCTCCATCATCGAGTGGGCCGTGCGGGCCTCCTGGCAGGACGATGTCGGCAAGCCTCTTGACGATCTGATCGACGAGGCCTTCGACCTGATCGAACGCGGCCTGTAA
- a CDS encoding DUF998 domain-containing protein — translation MLSVWLFVAEILTRAAWTIPYDWTERFLSDLGNTSCQPFRYYTTDNYLPVCSPRHALMNSSFILLGVLLGAGLTLTRRAWPPGRGTVVGRALVAWAAVSWIVVGLAPENENIVVHGLGAMGIFAGGNAGVLVLGFATRGAPEWRVPAVLGLLVGAFGLVMSILFLFNQFLGLGLGTMERLAIYPLIVWAATAGAVMIAGRRR, via the coding sequence ATGCTGAGCGTGTGGCTCTTCGTCGCGGAGATTCTGACCCGCGCCGCCTGGACCATCCCGTACGACTGGACGGAACGCTTCCTCAGCGATCTAGGCAACACCTCCTGCCAGCCGTTCAGGTACTACACCACCGACAATTACCTGCCGGTCTGCTCTCCGCGGCACGCTCTGATGAACAGCTCGTTCATCCTGCTGGGAGTGCTGCTGGGAGCCGGTCTCACGCTGACCCGGCGCGCCTGGCCCCCAGGGCGCGGCACGGTTGTGGGACGCGCGCTGGTCGCATGGGCCGCCGTGAGCTGGATCGTGGTGGGCCTGGCACCGGAGAACGAGAACATCGTCGTGCACGGTCTGGGAGCGATGGGGATCTTCGCCGGCGGGAACGCGGGAGTGCTGGTGCTCGGATTCGCCACCCGCGGCGCCCCCGAGTGGCGGGTGCCCGCTGTGCTCGGCCTCCTCGTGGGCGCTTTCGGGCTGGTCATGTCGATCCTGTTTCTGTTCAACCAGTTTCTCGGGCTCGGACTCGGCACGATGGAGCGTCTGGCGATCTACCCGCTGATCGTCTGGGCGGCGACGGCGGGCGCAGTCATGATCGCCGGGCGGCGACGGTGA
- a CDS encoding alpha/beta hydrolase — translation MTSMQARLTTVMVRLMGIKRRMYGSAEKVHKSIAADRRRGPAVPGFKDRLSVEEQHVAGHRVYTVSPKTGRTNRHLLYLHGGGWSLSITSLHWDLIGTLAERLGCSITVPMYPLAPEHTARDVWAMLLPLYRDLVERFSPEGLTVMGDSAGGNLSLSLVMQARQAGLPQPAHLVLVSPCVDISCSDPAMVALERVDPILAPEGVREAGRLYAGGLDPRDPVVSPLYSSLRGLAPIAVFTGTLDILNADAHRLRDRARQEGVSLDWFEYPGMMHVWPLYSLPESKRAVDEIIAMVEES, via the coding sequence ATGACAAGCATGCAAGCGCGGCTGACCACCGTCATGGTCAGGTTGATGGGTATCAAACGGCGCATGTACGGCAGCGCGGAGAAGGTGCACAAGAGCATCGCCGCCGATCGCAGGAGAGGCCCCGCCGTACCCGGCTTCAAGGATCGGCTCTCCGTCGAGGAACAGCACGTGGCCGGTCACCGCGTCTACACGGTGAGCCCGAAGACCGGGCGCACCAACCGTCACCTGCTGTACCTGCACGGCGGCGGCTGGTCCCTGTCGATCACCTCGCTGCACTGGGACCTCATCGGCACGCTGGCCGAACGGCTGGGCTGCTCGATCACCGTCCCCATGTACCCTCTGGCCCCCGAGCACACCGCCCGCGATGTGTGGGCCATGCTCCTGCCTCTCTACCGGGATCTTGTCGAGCGGTTCTCCCCAGAGGGCCTGACCGTGATGGGCGACTCAGCGGGGGGCAACCTGTCCCTGTCTCTGGTCATGCAGGCCAGGCAGGCCGGTCTGCCGCAACCAGCGCACCTGGTGCTGGTGTCACCATGCGTCGACATCTCCTGCAGCGACCCGGCAATGGTGGCGCTGGAGCGGGTCGACCCGATCCTCGCCCCCGAGGGCGTGCGCGAGGCCGGCCGTCTGTACGCGGGAGGCCTGGACCCGCGTGATCCGGTGGTCAGCCCCCTGTACAGCTCGCTCCGCGGCCTGGCTCCCATCGCCGTCTTCACCGGCACCCTCGACATCCTCAACGCCGACGCCCACCGACTCAGGGACAGGGCACGGCAGGAGGGCGTGTCCCTGGACTGGTTCGAATACCCCGGCATGATGCACGTCTGGCCCCTGTACTCCCTGCCCGAGTCCAAACGGGCTGTCGACGAGATCATCGCGATGGTCGAAGAGTCCTGA
- a CDS encoding alpha/beta hydrolase produces MRFRRTAAALAALALSTTACADAGRPKTALDWTDCGDGFECAKLGVPLDHGKPEGERIQISVVRLPASGDRIGSILVNPGGPGGSGVEYARSARSVLSAAVRARFDVVGFDPRGVGGSSPVRCLSSSELDAYTGLDGSPDSPAEVAALEEGSRRFAEGCQARSGKLLPHVGTADAARDMDLLRAALGDKGLTYLGKSYGTQLGAVYADLFPGRVRALVLDGAVDPSLSPLELNATQAHGFEVALDAFLEDCFTVEDCPFDGSVKSARAEIAELLRAADRKPLANGTGDSRQIGEAWTTLGLITPLYDHQSWPVLRQALDAALKGDGTTLLRMADLLIDRREDGAYSNQTEANMAVNCIDGHFPRSSPALARAARDAAIDAPLFGSSVMWSSLPCTYWPVKGTSKQKIDAPGAAPIVVVGTERDPATPYEWSKALAEQLSSGVLVGFDGDGHTAYLTGSSCVDRLVDDYLIKLAVPEDGAHCPKIG; encoded by the coding sequence GTGAGATTCCGCCGAACGGCCGCCGCTCTCGCGGCGCTGGCCCTGTCCACGACAGCCTGTGCCGACGCCGGCCGACCGAAAACCGCGCTCGACTGGACGGACTGCGGCGACGGCTTCGAGTGCGCCAAGCTGGGGGTCCCTCTCGACCACGGCAAGCCCGAAGGCGAGCGGATCCAGATCAGCGTGGTCCGGCTTCCCGCCTCGGGCGACCGGATCGGTTCGATCCTCGTCAACCCGGGCGGCCCTGGTGGCTCGGGGGTCGAATACGCGCGCAGCGCGCGTTCGGTGCTGAGCGCGGCCGTACGGGCCCGTTTCGACGTGGTGGGATTCGATCCGCGGGGGGTCGGCGGATCCTCACCCGTCCGATGCCTGTCGTCGAGCGAGCTGGACGCCTACACCGGTCTCGACGGCTCCCCCGACTCGCCGGCCGAGGTCGCCGCGCTGGAGGAGGGGTCGCGGCGGTTCGCCGAGGGGTGCCAGGCCCGCTCGGGCAAGCTCCTGCCGCACGTCGGCACGGCCGACGCGGCACGGGACATGGACCTGCTCCGTGCGGCCCTCGGCGACAAGGGCCTCACCTACCTCGGCAAGTCGTACGGCACGCAGCTCGGTGCGGTCTACGCCGACCTCTTCCCCGGCCGCGTCCGTGCCCTCGTTCTCGACGGCGCCGTGGACCCCTCCCTCTCTCCGCTGGAGCTGAACGCCACCCAGGCCCACGGGTTCGAGGTCGCTCTCGACGCGTTCCTCGAAGACTGCTTCACCGTCGAGGACTGCCCCTTCGACGGTTCGGTGAAGTCGGCCCGTGCGGAGATAGCGGAACTGCTCCGTGCGGCGGATCGAAAGCCGCTGGCCAACGGGACCGGGGACAGCCGTCAGATCGGTGAGGCCTGGACCACCCTCGGCCTGATCACTCCGCTCTACGACCACCAGTCGTGGCCGGTCCTGCGCCAGGCGCTCGACGCGGCGCTGAAGGGGGACGGGACCACGCTCCTGCGCATGGCCGACCTGCTGATCGACCGCCGTGAGGACGGCGCCTACTCCAACCAGACCGAGGCCAACATGGCCGTCAACTGCATCGACGGCCATTTCCCCCGGAGCTCCCCGGCGCTCGCCCGGGCGGCCCGTGACGCCGCGATCGACGCTCCGCTGTTCGGCTCGTCGGTCATGTGGTCGTCGCTGCCCTGTACCTACTGGCCGGTCAAGGGAACGTCCAAGCAGAAGATCGACGCTCCCGGCGCCGCGCCCATCGTGGTCGTCGGCACCGAGCGCGATCCGGCCACGCCGTACGAATGGTCCAAGGCCCTGGCCGAGCAGCTCTCCTCCGGCGTGCTCGTCGGTTTCGACGGCGACGGCCACACCGCGTACCTGACCGGTTCCTCGTGTGTGGACCGCCTGGTCGACGACTATCTGATCAAACTGGCCGTTCCCGAGGACGGAGCCCACTGCCCCAAGATCGGTTGA
- a CDS encoding DUF4407 domain-containing protein produces the protein MLRALAGADEGILDQVPLERTRYVGLGGVVLGTAVVAGISMWFALSQVLGGAHVAMLVPTVIWMLIVLNFDRWLVSTVTGVWHRRILILVPRLLVSVVLGFIIAEPLVLRVFETAIVQHVVDGRQAALNTERDRLLECNPRVPTGAPARRDCGDARLLASTTEADVAELRDLESDAGRLRTRVEADRRRHGEMVDKATGECAGDNEQGMSGKKGIGPLCRRLDSAAKNFLVQSHLSDNERKLRSLESRMTAMRGPLAGRQADFAKKIEAGIEERLSALPGPADPVGLLERMRALQEVTAVNSYLSGASWLFRLFLILVDCLPVLVKLMGGTTAYDRMADHANRRDEEIHSRRLQLYTEARIGELELHAHRDAADRRRQWRQVTIAGRAVQARATESPRTPWTRIDFAESRREIPRGASATPSGRR, from the coding sequence ATGCTGCGGGCCCTGGCCGGGGCCGACGAGGGCATCCTGGACCAGGTGCCGCTGGAGCGGACCCGCTATGTCGGCCTCGGCGGCGTGGTGCTGGGCACGGCGGTCGTCGCCGGGATCTCGATGTGGTTCGCGCTGAGCCAGGTGCTGGGCGGTGCCCATGTCGCGATGCTCGTCCCCACGGTGATCTGGATGCTCATCGTGCTCAACTTCGACCGCTGGCTCGTCTCGACGGTCACCGGTGTCTGGCATCGCAGGATCCTGATACTGGTCCCGCGGCTGCTCGTCTCCGTGGTGCTGGGCTTCATCATCGCCGAGCCTCTGGTGCTGAGAGTGTTCGAGACCGCCATAGTCCAGCACGTCGTGGACGGACGTCAGGCCGCCCTGAACACCGAGCGGGACCGGCTGCTGGAGTGCAACCCGCGGGTGCCCACCGGCGCACCGGCCCGGCGGGACTGCGGAGACGCCCGACTGCTGGCCTCGACCACCGAGGCGGATGTGGCCGAACTGAGAGACCTGGAAAGCGACGCCGGGAGACTGCGGACCCGGGTCGAGGCCGATCGGAGGCGGCACGGCGAGATGGTCGACAAGGCGACCGGGGAATGCGCCGGCGACAATGAGCAAGGAATGAGCGGGAAGAAAGGCATCGGCCCGCTCTGCAGGCGCTTGGACTCGGCGGCGAAAAACTTCCTCGTCCAGAGCCACCTGTCCGACAATGAGCGGAAGCTCCGGTCCCTGGAGAGCCGGATGACCGCGATGCGCGGCCCTCTCGCCGGCAGGCAGGCCGACTTCGCGAAGAAGATCGAAGCCGGAATCGAAGAGCGGCTGTCCGCTCTGCCCGGCCCGGCGGACCCGGTCGGGCTTCTGGAGCGGATGCGAGCACTCCAGGAGGTCACGGCGGTGAACTCCTACCTGTCCGGGGCGAGCTGGCTGTTCCGGCTCTTCCTGATCCTTGTCGACTGCCTCCCCGTCCTCGTCAAGCTGATGGGCGGGACGACCGCTTACGACCGCATGGCGGATCATGCGAACCGCAGGGACGAGGAGATTCACAGCAGGCGCCTTCAGCTGTACACCGAGGCCCGGATCGGCGAGCTCGAACTCCACGCCCACCGGGACGCGGCGGACCGCCGCAGGCAGTGGCGGCAGGTGACCATCGCGGGCAGAGCCGTCCAGGCGCGGGCCACGGAGTCGCCCAGGACGCCGTGGACCCGTATCGACTTCGCGGAGAGCCGCCGGGAGATCCCCAGAGGGGCGTCAGCAACTCCATCAGGGCGGCGGTGA
- a CDS encoding PSP1 domain-containing protein — MIMAVSFTRYGRLYYLDPGEHSPKVGDRVLVPTDAGPEVAECVWAPQWTSEEVGGLPVCAGIAGEEHLARDEGNKRRRAEARSVAKRLIRRHDLPMKVVGVDYLDSDNVYTVYFSAPHRVDFRALVRDLARNLCARVELRQIGPRDEARLQGGIGPCGRDLCCATFLKDFEPVSVRMAKDQDLPVNPLRIAGACGRLMCCLKYEHPLYLEANARMPRVGLKVDTPEGSGTVMGRNVPSDSVTVRLDEGGRRCACPSASVCSPRKQHDTMYGGAVTVAESGPEE, encoded by the coding sequence ATGATCATGGCGGTGAGCTTCACCCGCTACGGCCGGCTGTACTACCTCGACCCGGGCGAGCACAGTCCCAAGGTCGGGGACAGGGTGCTGGTGCCCACCGACGCAGGGCCGGAGGTGGCCGAGTGCGTGTGGGCGCCGCAGTGGACGAGCGAGGAGGTCGGCGGCCTCCCGGTCTGCGCGGGCATCGCGGGTGAGGAGCACCTGGCGCGCGACGAGGGCAACAAGCGGCGGCGCGCGGAGGCCCGGAGCGTCGCCAAACGCCTGATCAGGCGGCACGATCTGCCCATGAAGGTGGTCGGCGTCGACTACCTCGACTCCGACAACGTCTACACCGTCTACTTCTCGGCCCCGCACCGCGTCGACTTCCGCGCCCTCGTCCGCGACCTGGCCCGCAACCTGTGCGCCCGGGTGGAGCTGCGCCAGATCGGCCCCCGCGACGAGGCCCGCCTGCAGGGCGGCATCGGCCCCTGCGGCCGTGACCTGTGCTGTGCGACCTTCCTCAAGGACTTCGAGCCGGTCTCGGTGCGGATGGCCAAGGACCAGGACCTGCCGGTCAACCCGCTGCGCATCGCCGGGGCGTGCGGGCGGCTGATGTGCTGCCTCAAATACGAGCACCCGCTCTACCTCGAAGCGAACGCCAGGATGCCTCGCGTCGGCCTGAAGGTGGACACCCCGGAAGGCTCGGGGACCGTGATGGGCCGCAACGTCCCCTCCGACTCGGTGACCGTCCGGCTGGATGAGGGAGGACGGCGCTGCGCCTGTCCCTCCGCCTCGGTCTGCTCCCCTCGCAAGCAGCACGACACGATGTACGGCGGGGCGGTGACGGTCGCCGAGAGCGGTCCGGAGGAGTAG